Within the Camelus dromedarius isolate mCamDro1 chromosome 2, mCamDro1.pat, whole genome shotgun sequence genome, the region TCCAGAGGCGCCTTCTGTCATAGCTGTTGTTTTCCCACTTTCCTTTCACAGGCCATCACGACCGGTGTCCTCCTGCTGCTGTCTCACAGACAGTGGATCCAGAGATACCTGGTAAACTTCTAGACATCGAGTAGAATGATGGAGGGAGTTTGAAGGTTAGAGCTCTACTGGAACACAGAGAATGTGGTTTCCAATTAGAATTGAATTCTAATCGATCTTTACAAGAAGGATGTCAGtaataaactatattttaagTGGATAATTTTTATCTGATACCTGCTCCAAACATTTTCTACAAGTTCCTGTGATTATTGTATTCAAGTATTGTAGTCTGGCGAGGACAGAGCCAGAGTTAGTGTTCCTGAATTTCATTTTGAAGAAATGAGTCTATAGGCTCCTCTATTTTTAACAATGCAtttttgagcctcaatttctcaATCTGGGATCTCCTTCCAATCTCTCTGGTACCGCCTCccaaaaaaaaggatgaaaattctATAGTATCTTGCATTTCAACAGTATAGAGCCAAGCAACCCCATGGGACAGAAAGACTACCATGGTCTGATTACAGATCTTCCTGTGGCCAcagcagtgcttctcagactttaatATATGTGTGAATCACTTGGGGaaccttgttaaaatgcagattttgattcagtatGTCTGGCTGAGGCCTGAGATTCTacgtttctaacaagctcccaggggatgTGACTCCTCTGGGACCCTGGACCACACCCTGAATAATAAGGTCCTAGGGTAAGGCAGGAATTCGGTTTACTCATCTTTGTTTTTCCCACCCCAGTTGGCTGATAAGTTATTCTCCATAGTGAAGGTTCAAGAGGAGGACCAAAGGACCTAAAGAGAAGTCTGTAAGCCATCTCTCCTTCATCTCCTAGTAGGAAAGATGAATACCCAGcgtctctctctttcctcataTTGCTAAGGATCTTCTGAAAAAGCTAGCTCCCAAAGTAATGATTTGTTTCTGCTTTACTTTCAGTGGGAAGCTGGTTTCACCTTTGTGATTCTGAGCATTATGGGATGTCCACTCCATTTTGCAGTAGCCTTGGAATCCGCTCTCCTTGGCCCGTATTGCTTCTACTCTTTTTCCGGAATTGCAGGGACCAATTACCTGGGTTATGCAGTTGCCTTTCCCTTTCCGTATACAAGGTTCCCGTCAGTTTGTGTAGACCCACCTCACTATGAAGAGTACCACCTGACGCTGCAAGCCTTCGACCTGTGCCTGAGTTTTACCATGCTATGTGTGTCCTTGACATCGTTCATCACACTTTCTGCAAGACTGATCCGAGATGGGCACATAAATGTAAGTTTCCAGAGAGGGGGAGCCAGTCCTTGTTCCATCCACTGTACCTTGTAAAACCAAAATTCTTCTACTTCTACCCCAGCCAAGAGACTGATGAACGCCAACCTCAGATTTAGCTTTCCAACTTTTTCCAAGAGGAAAATAATACTATTAATGATATGATAATAATAGAAATATGAACTGAATATTCACCATGTGTCAGTAGACTTCCCCTTTTTCAGATAGTAAATGGAGGCTAATGAGTTTAtgtaagttgcccaaggtcacacagctaatgagcaGTAGGGTCAGATTCAGAACCCAGAGCT harbors:
- the TMEM212 gene encoding transmembrane protein 212, translated to MQGLYQAAGRILVTLGALSVVSGVIAFFPVFSYKPWFTGWSVWIACPIWNGALAITTGVLLLLSHRQWIQRYLWEAGFTFVILSIMGCPLHFAVALESALLGPYCFYSFSGIAGTNYLGYAVAFPFPYTRFPSVCVDPPHYEEYHLTLQAFDLCLSFTMLCVSLTSFITLSARLIRDGHINPVEPAVPENSHRELPILLKQKRGQCV